The genomic DNA TCCGCGCAGGCAATTTCCGCCGATCCAAGATACCTGAGGCCGACTGATAAGCGGAAACCGCTCGGAGAGGTCAAAGTGTTTATCTGCTCGCGGTGTCTTGCAAAGGAAGAGCATAGACTCAGAGAGCTGTTCTTACcggaattgaagaaatccCGGGCAGAAATCAAGCGCCGATCTGAGGAACGCGAAAGAAAggtgaaattgaaggaacagaaaaaaaagctagCTCTGGAGCAGCAAGCTCAAGCAGAAGCACATGCTCAAGCGCGAGCCATCGCCATACAGCAGCAGGCTCtacaacagcaacaacaagcCTTGCAACAACGGGCCCTACAACCACCGCAACCACAACCACAACCACAACCACAACAACATCCACACccacaacagcagcagtCGCTACAGCACACCTTATCGGAGCCCTCTCACCTCAACGTACACCAGAAATAAGCTCAGACGGATTTACGTTTTCCTGTGAGATAACAGCCGATAGCTGGAGAAAAAGAACCGCAAAAAGGAATACCCAAAAAGCGACAACGCGACCCGCAGCTCCTCTGCCGATCACCCTGTCATCATGTACGACACACCCACCCACCGGCGGTCAAGTGAGCATGTTTTTCCCGAAAAACGCGAACCCGACGCGCGACAATTTGACACCCGGGAAAGGAGGTTAACACCAGTCGCGTCGTTACCGCGGTCTGCACGTAATTAATGACAGCATGCCGCGCATTTTGCCGCGGATAGCTGGCGCTTGAGATCTGAAGGTGCTGTACAGCTCTTGACGCGACGGACATGACGTGGCGAGTGGgagcaaaagaaaagacgAGGAGGGGCAGCGAAGGCCCCACCAGCCCCACTGGACTCGGTAGTCAAGCGTGCCTCAGTGGGGGTTGGGCCGTTGCCGTCCGTGCAATGTGCTCTTGGAAAAGGTCTATTTTTGGGCTCGTTTCGAGTTGCCTCGGTTGGATTTTGCCGTTTCGAATTCCCGTTTCGGTCCAGGTCATCTGAATAGAACTTTTGGAACATTTTCAGAACGCTGGAAACCGTAAAAAACGCTAAGAAGGCTGTAAACATTGGAAAAACAGGAAATTATGATACATTATGACGAAtttcatttccttttcgGAATTCATGCGGCAAAGGCTGATGGTCGGCTGTTGGTCATCATATGCCTCAAGGTGACTGTGATTCTTGCTTAACTGGTCCAGAGATGCCCTTTGGCACATGTACCCAACTGGtattacttttttcaagataccTCATCGTCGTATGGTGAAGCGTGTCAGAAATATCAGCAAATACATAggttttcttcaagagtTTCAGTTTGTCTACCTCTCTTCAAGAGTTTTTGTTAGTAAGTAGTGCTAGGTGGTACCAGTAGTAGCCGGGTACAGTAAGTAGCGGAGTAACAGTGATAGCGATATAGCACGGCCAGCAGCACAAAGAAGAGAACAGGGACGTGTATAATCGAGAAAAATGCTCGTCAGCCCATTGACATTCTACGATACACAGATGAGAGGCGGCATGAATGAGAGATTGGCTATTCTTTCGTCGTTGAATGGCAGGAAGAGAGCGCAGCTGAGTAGTTGCTGCGACGACAGCCTTTGCATGACGCCTAGCATGAGTTCAGTTTTGACTCAGATAAAGAGACACAGCGCATGTTCCGGTGCCAGTATGGAAACGAGGCTGGATGAGGACGTAAACCCTTTCCAGTTTGATCACTGGCTGTCGCGTATGAAGAGGGCGGACTCCGAGGAAAGTGAAACGACCACGATGACCTCTTCCTCGAGTTCGGTCGATTCACATCCACTTCTTGGTGATGACTGGCCCGCGGTGCGGGAGCCTGCTGTGCCGGTCATGAAAGCGTTCAATCTGGCCGATTTGGATTTCACCAGTCAGTACGAGGCATCGGATCTGGTTCAGCTATTGCCTCCTGTTTATGACAGACGACAGGAGCGAAAGAAAAGGCGGGAACGTATGCAGGAACGTATGCAGGAACAAATGCAGGAGCAGATGCAAGATCAGGTAATACCCAAATACAATAAACCTATGATCTACGAATGCGATAAGGTTGAGTTGGAGCATTGGCCGCTGTCTAAGGAGCCGACAAGACAACCCGAACTATCTTCTAACCTGGTTCTGGCAGATAAACGATCGAGGCAGCAGACTCtaaatccaaattttttgaaattgtacTCCATAGAAATGTCGAGTAAAGCCAAGAAACTTTTGCCTGACATAAATGTCGACGATAGCATTTTAAATCATTTGACCATTGAGGAGATTAAAGGTCTTGACATACACTCCAACGACGAGCCGCTTTCCCCAAGTGATATAAAGTTGGCTCTCataacaagaaaaaaattgtgGTCCAATATGACGCATTTACAAAGACAGGATCTCTACGGAGAGGCATCACCTTGGAATTTGAGATTTGTCATAAAAGAACATCAACATACAGATGGGAAGGAAAGCTCTTTGGTACGAGTGAAATCAGATGTGAAACCATGGGTGGGTGACAGCagtcttttgaaaaacaacaCAATGCTCAAGCCATGCGGTAAAATCAAGCTTGGTTCGAATCCATCAGCAGCAGAAATTCAATACGTCGTAAAGGGTTGGTGTGACAGCAGATTTATCTCGTGATCACCAAAGTTGTTTTCACCTCTCCTCCCCATATACCAGCTTTTTACGCTTTAATGATTAATGATTACATATATTTAAAATAATAACTGATAGAAGTCTTCGCATAGCAATATACAATAGTCCTGTGAATACTCGCGTTTGGAAACTGCAACACACACAAAGCCAAAACAACTCAAAAGAGGTGCTAACTACCTACCAGTGGACAAGAATGGGATAGGTATGATATGGTTATGCTGCGCTCCATTTGACGGTTAGCTTTTTGGCAAGGAGATGTTTTCGAATAAAACGAACAATATGGTCTCTCAAGGTCGCCCATCCAAAGGACGGGGCTACGGTTCTAAGTAGATCCTGGAACTAATAATATAGATGGTCGTTGTGATCCAAACACATGACTCAGATCGAAGTCGTACGtaaaaaatattacaaGCTTATAGATTCGTATGTTGATGTCGTTTAGGACGTTTCTTTCTATGGAGTTGATTGTGAATTTCTTATAGGGGCCATGGCCAATGCTAGAAAAACTTCGATTGGGTACGTAAATACATAAAAGAAGAACGACATCGCCTAAATAAATACCTTAGTGTTACTTTATCTTATGGTAATGAAAAGGTTGAACGTATCTTACGTAGAAGTTGTTAAAGATGGCACCACTGTAGCGAGCTGTTTTGAAGCTTCTGACCCATTGACACCCGGTTCAACACAATACGGGTCAGTTGGAGACTCTGCTGCAACGCCAGATTTATTTCATAGACTGGTAAATGATATGGTTATACCCAAAGTGGTACCGGTAGAGGGAAACAAAGTTACAAAGCTTTCTTTGCATCTGATGGATGGTTATGAGTGTTACTATACCACAACCCCTACAGATGAAAATAACGGTTTGAAAGTGTTCGTATGTTTCACGAAACATCTGataccaaaaattttaccTATTCGATTACTGAGTGGACTGAAACAAGAGGAGGCATCCATTAACTCAGATAAAGACCTTGGCTTCAAGGTCGGTCAAATAGTTGATGAGTTTCACGAAGAGTTGAGGTCGTTCAGTAATGAACAAGGCTCTGGTAGCGCAGAAGCAACGGAAAGTGATCTCCAAGACATCTTACAAGTAATGAATGATAACATCGATAAATTCTTACAAAGGCAGGAGCGTATCTCTCTTTTGGTGGACAAAACTTCGCAACTCAATAATAATAGTCACACATTCAAGAGAAAGACGAATCGAATAAAGCAGAGAATGTGGTGGCACAGAGTCAAAAATATAACATTGCTGGTTTTTGCAGTAATATTAACTTTGAGCGCAATAATATTCTTTCTCATGATAGGAAGGTCATGAGAATACCTCAGTTGTTTAGGGTTTGTTCAccatatatatacatatattaTTCAagtttcatcatttaaCCCATTAGGCTTCGATTTTTTGGTAGCTGAATCATCGTTGACGCCATTACCGCTGGGCGttttttctccttctctatcttcttcttcccccgcttcttcctcttcatcttcctcttcttcgtTTTCTGTATCATCTTGGTTCGTTCCTTCAGCAGTAGATTTTGCCTTAAGGTCTTTTCTCAGCTCTATGACattttgatattcaatCATTTTATTGTTTATGAGTGATTTGAACCCGCCAAACCCAATCTGATCCAAAGAATCGTATACATCATTAATATTGCAACTTTTCCTATCCTGATTCTTGGCAAACTCTCGGGCAAACATTAGTAAATGATTTACAAAAACAGTTGCACTTCTTTGCAAAGCTAAACTAACATCTTTGTTAATCAGTATCTTCTTCGTCTCATCACCGTTGGCTTCTTTCGCTAGTTGCATTATGACACTCTTGGGAAACAGCAAGTCCCGTATCGTGATGTTTTCCTGCTCTTTTATGTAAGAAGTCGTTGGGTAATTTCCTTGTGCATCTTTTCTCCATCCCTTTGGTGGCATACCTTATGCTACAGCTAGTAGTTCTGTGCCAACTCGtttattcttttgtttGCAAGTGGTCGTAGAGCTGAGTGTGCACGAACATTACATTTACACGCGCTTCTTGAATAAATAATTCGAACAAGCAAGGCAAGGTGCATAAAGATTATCAGGCATCCTTTATAGATACCGACTGCCGCTCCATGGGAGCATTTAGAAGTTCAAGTTACATGAAGCTGTTACGTGAAGCTGTTACATGCCAAGTAC from Zygotorulaspora mrakii chromosome 7, complete sequence includes the following:
- the GIS3 gene encoding Gis3p (similar to Saccharomyces cerevisiae GIS3 (YLR094C); ancestral locus Anc_8.277) encodes the protein MLVSPLTFYDTQMRGGMNERLAILSSLNGRKRAQLSSCCDDSLCMTPSMSSVLTQIKRHSACSGASMETRLDEDVNPFQFDHWLSRMKRADSEESETTTMTSSSSSVDSHPLLGDDWPAVREPAVPVMKAFNLADLDFTSQYEASDLVQLLPPVYDRRQERKKRRERMQERMQEQMQEQMQDQVIPKYNKPMIYECDKVELEHWPLSKEPTRQPELSSNLVLADKRSRQQTLNPNFLKLYSIEMSSKAKKLLPDINVDDSILNHLTIEEIKGLDIHSNDEPLSPSDIKLALITRKKLWSNMTHLQRQDLYGEASPWNLRFVIKEHQHTDGKESSLVRVKSDVKPWVGDSSLLKNNTMLKPCGKIKLGSNPSAAEIQYVVKGWCDSRFIS
- the NYV1 gene encoding Nyv1p (similar to Saccharomyces cerevisiae NYV1 (YLR093C); ancestral locus Anc_8.276), which translates into the protein MKRLNVSYVEVVKDGTTVASCFEASDPLTPGSTQYGSVGDSAATPDLFHRLVNDMVIPKVVPVEGNKVTKLSLHLMDGYECYYTTTPTDENNGLKVFVCFTKHLIPKILPIRLLSGLKQEEASINSDKDLGFKVGQIVDEFHEELRSFSNEQGSGSAEATESDLQDILQVMNDNIDKFLQRQERISLLVDKTSQLNNNSHTFKRKTNRIKQRMWWHRVKNITLLVFAVILTLSAIIFFLMIGRS
- the DPB4 gene encoding DNA polymerase epsilon noncatalytic subunit (similar to Saccharomyces cerevisiae DPB4 (YDR121W); ancestral locus Anc_8.275) yields the protein MPPKGWRKDAQGNYPTTSYIKEQENITIRDLLFPKSVIMQLAKEANGDETKKILINKDVSLALQRSATVFVNHLLMFAREFAKNQDRKSCNINDVYDSLDQIGFGGFKSLINNKMIEYQNVIELRKDLKAKSTAEGTNQDDTENEEEEDEEEEAGEEEDREGEKTPSGNGVNDDSATKKSKPNGLNDET